A single window of Halobacterium jilantaiense DNA harbors:
- a CDS encoding metal ABC transporter permease — protein MTAVIGFLTGLFAAVDPSLLVALQSGVGAVGGAVFDALLWLLDQWYWLMDWAYYLTDLEMLNPRYRFMHRAVLVGLCVGVMAPLIGTFLVHRQLALIGDALAHTGFAGVAVGLFLNAVLDLGVSPYLTAVVVAMIAALFIELISETTDAYNDVSMAIVLSTGFALGTTLISLNAGGLAVGVNQFLFGNLSTVSPQSAAILLVLFGVIVATVTLTRNQLLYVTFDETAAAVSGIPVNWYNRVMVMLTAMVVVGAMQIMGVILVAAMLVVPVAGATQVSRSFSESLVVSVVLAELAVLLGISVSYYAGVTAGGVIVLVAVGIYVCAVALGKVQRARSSQATPETGSIEVDDADIGTGASGD, from the coding sequence ATGACCGCAGTCATCGGGTTCCTGACCGGGCTGTTCGCCGCCGTCGACCCGTCGCTGCTGGTGGCGCTGCAGAGCGGCGTCGGCGCGGTCGGCGGAGCCGTCTTCGACGCACTCCTCTGGCTGCTCGACCAGTGGTACTGGCTGATGGACTGGGCGTACTACCTGACCGATCTGGAGATGCTGAACCCCCGCTACCGGTTCATGCACCGCGCCGTCCTAGTCGGGCTCTGCGTGGGCGTGATGGCACCGCTCATCGGGACGTTCCTCGTCCACCGCCAGCTCGCGCTCATCGGCGACGCGCTGGCCCACACCGGGTTCGCCGGGGTCGCGGTCGGGCTGTTCCTGAACGCCGTCCTCGACCTCGGCGTGTCCCCCTACCTCACCGCCGTGGTCGTCGCGATGATCGCCGCGCTGTTCATCGAGTTGATCTCGGAGACCACCGACGCCTACAACGACGTCTCGATGGCCATCGTCCTCTCCACCGGGTTCGCGCTCGGGACGACGCTCATCAGCCTCAACGCGGGCGGGCTCGCGGTCGGCGTCAACCAGTTCCTGTTCGGGAACCTCTCGACGGTGTCCCCGCAGAGCGCGGCCATCCTTCTGGTGTTGTTCGGCGTCATCGTCGCGACCGTGACGCTGACGCGCAACCAGCTCCTGTACGTGACGTTCGACGAGACAGCCGCCGCCGTCTCCGGCATCCCCGTCAACTGGTACAACCGCGTGATGGTGATGCTCACCGCGATGGTGGTCGTCGGCGCGATGCAGATTATGGGCGTCATCCTCGTCGCCGCGATGCTCGTGGTGCCGGTCGCGGGCGCGACGCAGGTGTCCCGGAGCTTCTCGGAGTCGCTGGTCGTGTCGGTGGTGCTGGCGGAACTCGCGGTGCTGCTCGGCATCTCCGTCTCGTACTACGCGGGCGTCACCGCCGGCGGCGTCATCGTGCTCGTCGCCGTCGGTATCTACGTCTGCGCGGTCGCGCTCGGGAAAGTCCAGCGAGCCCGCAGTAGTCAGGCGACGCCCGAGACGGGGAGCATCGAGGTCGACGACGCTGACATCGGAACGGGAGCGAGCGGGGACTGA
- a CDS encoding deoxyribonuclease IV has translation MRVGAHVSIAGGIDNAVGNELDVGGNCGQIFTHSPQVWQDPNVGDDEAAAFRDGTAADLDGPWVIHSSYLVNLCTPKDDLREKSVDSMQKEVDAADKLDIPYVNVHLGAHTGAGVDQGLDNAVSALDELDIPDGVTVLVESDAGSGTKLGGDFEHLAYVLAESEHDLGVCLDTAHAFAAGYDLSTPDAVADTLSEFDDVVGFEQLACVHLNDSKHDCGTNKDEHAHIGEGLIGEDGMRAFVNHDGIVDHDVPLVLETPNEDGKGFAWNIDRVRTLRE, from the coding sequence ATGCGCGTCGGAGCACACGTCTCTATCGCCGGCGGAATCGACAACGCCGTCGGGAACGAACTGGACGTCGGCGGGAACTGCGGCCAGATATTCACCCACTCGCCGCAGGTCTGGCAGGACCCGAACGTCGGCGACGACGAGGCGGCGGCGTTCCGCGACGGGACGGCCGCAGACCTCGACGGCCCGTGGGTCATCCACTCGTCGTACCTCGTGAACCTCTGCACGCCGAAGGACGACCTCCGCGAGAAGTCCGTCGACAGCATGCAGAAGGAGGTCGACGCTGCCGACAAGCTCGACATCCCGTACGTGAACGTCCACCTGGGCGCACACACCGGTGCGGGCGTCGACCAGGGTCTGGACAACGCCGTGAGCGCGCTTGACGAACTCGACATTCCCGACGGCGTGACGGTGTTGGTGGAGAGCGACGCTGGGTCAGGCACGAAACTCGGCGGCGACTTCGAGCACCTGGCGTACGTCCTCGCGGAGTCCGAGCATGACCTCGGCGTCTGTCTGGACACCGCCCACGCGTTCGCCGCGGGCTACGACCTCTCGACGCCGGACGCCGTCGCGGACACCCTCTCCGAGTTCGACGACGTCGTCGGCTTCGAGCAGCTGGCGTGTGTCCACCTCAACGACTCGAAACACGACTGCGGCACGAACAAAGACGAGCACGCCCACATCGGCGAGGGTCTCATCGGCGAGGACGGCATGCGCGCGTTCGTCAACCACGACGGCATCGTCGACCACGACGTCCCGCTCGTGCTCGAGACGCCGAACGAGGACGGCAAGGGCTTCGCGTGGAACATCGACCGCGTCCGAACGCTCCGCGAGTAG
- a CDS encoding metal ABC transporter ATP-binding protein: MSTPEIDTTVADSNPEQETDGVAAGEESPEPVVRLDGVTFGYTSTPVVEDVSLTVDRGEYVAVVGPNGSGKSTLMQVLLGLLSPDDGTASLFGERAGSSGDGDRIGYVAQHASASKEMPITVREVVKMGRFPHVGFDRLRGDDWSLRDRLTEAPLAAVRDVAAAVSGRLSASDWARVDDALATVGMSAFADRRITELSGGQRQRAFIARALAGDADLLVLDEPTVGVDAESVDAFYDLLAALNDDGITVVLIEHDLGAVVEHAERVVCLNREVYFDGPSDAFVASDALARAFGTEARFLAGGGE, encoded by the coding sequence ATGAGCACGCCAGAAATCGACACGACGGTAGCTGATTCGAACCCCGAACAGGAGACAGACGGAGTCGCTGCCGGCGAGGAGTCGCCCGAGCCGGTCGTCCGCCTCGACGGCGTGACGTTCGGCTACACGTCGACCCCGGTCGTCGAAGATGTCTCTCTGACCGTCGACCGAGGCGAGTACGTGGCGGTCGTGGGGCCGAACGGCTCGGGGAAGTCGACGCTCATGCAGGTGCTCCTCGGGCTGCTCTCCCCCGACGACGGCACGGCCAGCCTGTTCGGCGAACGCGCCGGCAGCTCCGGCGACGGCGACCGAATCGGGTACGTCGCCCAGCACGCCAGCGCGTCCAAGGAGATGCCGATTACCGTCCGCGAGGTGGTGAAGATGGGGCGGTTCCCGCACGTCGGATTCGACCGCCTCCGCGGCGACGACTGGTCCCTCCGCGACCGACTGACCGAGGCACCGCTGGCGGCCGTTCGCGACGTTGCCGCCGCCGTCTCCGGCCGGCTGTCGGCGTCGGACTGGGCGCGCGTCGACGACGCGCTCGCGACGGTCGGGATGAGCGCGTTCGCCGACCGCCGCATCACCGAACTCTCGGGCGGCCAGCGCCAGCGCGCGTTCATCGCCCGGGCGCTGGCGGGCGACGCCGACCTGCTCGTGCTGGACGAGCCGACGGTCGGCGTCGACGCCGAGTCCGTCGACGCGTTCTACGACCTGCTCGCGGCCCTGAACGACGACGGCATCACGGTGGTGCTCATCGAACACGACCTCGGTGCCGTCGTCGAACACGCCGAGCGCGTCGTCTGCCTGAACCGCGAGGTCTACTTCGACGGCCCCAGCGACGCGTTCGTCGCCAGCGACGCGCTGGCCCGCGCGTTCGGCACCGAAGCCCGGTTCCTCGCGGGTGGTGGCGAATGA
- a CDS encoding MFS transporter, whose protein sequence is MADSAAEESGEVDAFDSYRQFFALEPDVLVLSVAMLVFSLAFQMTTRYVPEYIYTLGAGGAVVGLYGSLGNLISAVYPYPGGALSDRVGSRVALTAFAVITTVGFLVWAAAPTLPGFAVPEVALGPLDLGGWAVGAWVWVFVGLFLTQAWKSFGLGATFAIVKQSVDPSRLAMGFASTEIFRRVGFLLGPAIAAGVLAVYEFGVGFQYVLLLAAGFAAVATVAQHYLYDASEDTIGDSFEGLDTIKRDLLAMPETLRPLLVADTLIRFANGMVYVFFVVVVTRYLGVGFTGFGVSLSPEAFFGVLLAVEMAVAILTKVPVSKLAERTGLKPVVGLGFLVYATFPVMLISAPPEQWVLVALFAYSGLRFAGLPAHKALIVGPAEQDAGGRVTGTYYLVRNTVVIPSAALGGLLYGGDWTVPVPGLDATLTAGPELSFALATVVGLAGVAYFAAFGREFDAYA, encoded by the coding sequence ATGGCAGACAGCGCCGCCGAGGAGTCCGGCGAGGTGGACGCGTTCGACTCCTACCGGCAGTTCTTCGCGCTGGAACCGGACGTGCTCGTGCTGTCGGTGGCGATGCTGGTGTTTAGCCTCGCCTTCCAGATGACGACCCGCTACGTCCCCGAGTACATCTACACGCTCGGCGCTGGCGGCGCGGTCGTCGGCCTCTACGGCAGCCTCGGGAACCTCATCTCGGCGGTCTACCCGTACCCGGGCGGCGCGCTCTCCGACCGGGTCGGCTCCCGGGTCGCACTCACCGCGTTCGCCGTCATCACCACCGTCGGCTTCCTCGTGTGGGCGGCCGCGCCGACGCTCCCCGGGTTCGCCGTTCCCGAGGTCGCACTGGGGCCGCTGGACCTCGGTGGCTGGGCGGTCGGCGCGTGGGTCTGGGTGTTCGTCGGGCTCTTCCTGACGCAGGCGTGGAAGTCGTTCGGGCTCGGCGCGACGTTCGCCATCGTGAAGCAGTCGGTCGACCCGAGCCGGCTCGCGATGGGGTTCGCGAGCACGGAGATATTCCGCCGCGTCGGCTTCCTACTCGGGCCCGCCATCGCCGCCGGCGTGCTCGCAGTCTACGAGTTCGGGGTCGGCTTCCAGTACGTCCTCCTGCTCGCGGCGGGCTTCGCGGCCGTCGCCACCGTCGCCCAGCACTACCTCTACGACGCGTCCGAGGACACCATCGGAGACTCCTTCGAGGGCCTCGACACAATCAAGCGCGACCTACTCGCGATGCCCGAGACGCTGCGCCCGCTGCTCGTCGCGGACACCCTGATTCGGTTCGCGAACGGGATGGTGTACGTGTTCTTCGTGGTCGTCGTCACGCGCTACCTCGGCGTCGGCTTCACCGGCTTCGGCGTCTCGCTGTCCCCCGAGGCGTTCTTCGGCGTCCTGCTCGCGGTCGAGATGGCCGTCGCCATCCTCACCAAGGTCCCCGTCTCGAAACTCGCCGAACGCACCGGCCTGAAGCCCGTCGTCGGCCTCGGCTTCCTCGTGTACGCGACGTTCCCGGTCATGCTCATCTCCGCGCCCCCCGAGCAGTGGGTACTCGTCGCGCTGTTCGCGTACTCCGGGCTGCGGTTCGCGGGCCTCCCCGCCCACAAGGCGCTCATCGTCGGGCCCGCCGAGCAGGACGCCGGCGGCCGCGTCACTGGCACCTACTACCTCGTCCGGAACACCGTCGTCATCCCGAGCGCCGCCCTCGGCGGCCTGCTGTACGGCGGCGACTGGACCGTTCCGGTGCCCGGCCTCGACGCCACTCTGACCGCCGGCCCCGAACTCTCGTTCGCGCTGGCGACGGTCGTCGGCCTCGCCGGCGTCGCGTACTTCGCCGCGTTCGGCCGCGAATTCGACGCCTACGCCTGA
- a CDS encoding DUF7095 family protein, giving the protein MDRDAAVDRVEALLDTVVDEEMPVPVREVWVYGDVALGLDPVDRLDVYLTKDVLLRGDDADRADEFEREYGVAGVGKTVRASWADDHPEHLRANENGHVAPERCLAAHLVDDDEPIHLEVCNAGFEDNVTQRLEGALATETYEHVLDPRGVCLYAEGHRGEDALQKLRDGELVFPTLPDALEMLGADDDEAELAAEAVEASRERATGATVRGDVV; this is encoded by the coding sequence ATGGACCGCGACGCCGCCGTCGACCGGGTCGAAGCGCTGCTCGACACGGTCGTCGACGAGGAGATGCCGGTGCCCGTCCGCGAGGTCTGGGTGTACGGCGACGTGGCGCTGGGCCTCGACCCCGTCGACCGCCTCGACGTCTACCTCACGAAGGACGTCCTGTTGCGGGGCGACGACGCCGACCGCGCCGACGAGTTCGAGCGCGAGTACGGCGTCGCCGGCGTCGGGAAGACGGTGCGGGCGTCCTGGGCGGACGACCACCCCGAACACTTGCGCGCGAACGAGAACGGCCACGTCGCGCCCGAGCGCTGTCTCGCCGCGCACCTCGTGGACGACGACGAACCCATCCACCTCGAAGTCTGCAACGCCGGCTTCGAGGACAACGTCACCCAGCGTCTGGAGGGCGCGCTCGCCACGGAGACCTACGAGCACGTCCTCGACCCCCGCGGCGTCTGCCTGTACGCCGAGGGGCACCGCGGCGAGGACGCCCTCCAGAAGCTCCGGGACGGCGAGCTCGTCTTCCCGACGCTGCCGGACGCCCTGGAGATGCTGGGTGCCGACGACGACGAAGCCGAGTTGGCCGCCGAAGCCGTCGAAGCCAGCCGCGAGCGCGCGACGGGCGCGACGGTACGCGGCGACGTAGTTTGA
- a CDS encoding HD domain-containing protein: MPTTQLKDPVHGYVELDQPLLDGIVDTKPFQRLRHVRQLSATNLVYPGANHTRFEHSIGVYHLAKTVFENLREQRYFYRDATTAELDDIQRTLECAALLHDVGHPPFSHLGERYLDRQDLLDRLADHGLQETFADAGVGDAPLREASPHELFGCLLVCREFAAALESMDVDPHEVCAHVLGYSLAYERGGRWQHGVAAQILHSPVDVDRLDYITRDNQMTGADVLSFDTARMVASYTAHPDEGLALSDKALSTIGNYLEGRIALYMWVTQHHKSVYAHALLRALLDELDRLSDEPPVTVDAVLDGGIDDNTILERLRVAARDNPDSTLAALYDRFRGREFPETCWKHRIAYADRVDADIDAFGEWLSGNADRLESRLADELGVPVHEVWVEQSYVPEYEPQALEDIPIAYGGTTRSVGDWGLYGDRAFDSPIPFVFVPYGVEKQATRTLTAWFHDETA; encoded by the coding sequence ATGCCAACGACACAGCTCAAAGACCCCGTCCACGGCTACGTCGAACTCGACCAGCCACTGCTCGACGGCATCGTCGACACGAAACCGTTCCAGCGCCTCCGGCACGTCCGCCAGCTCTCGGCGACGAACCTCGTCTACCCCGGCGCGAACCACACGCGCTTCGAGCACTCAATCGGCGTCTACCACCTCGCGAAGACCGTCTTCGAGAACCTCCGCGAGCAGCGGTACTTCTACCGGGACGCCACCACCGCCGAACTCGACGACATCCAGCGCACGCTGGAGTGCGCGGCACTCCTGCACGACGTCGGGCACCCGCCGTTCTCCCACCTCGGCGAGCGCTACCTCGACCGGCAGGACCTCCTCGACAGGCTCGCCGACCACGGCCTCCAGGAGACGTTCGCGGACGCCGGCGTCGGCGACGCACCCCTGCGCGAGGCCAGCCCGCACGAGCTGTTCGGCTGCCTGCTCGTCTGCCGGGAGTTCGCCGCCGCGCTCGAATCGATGGACGTCGACCCCCACGAGGTGTGCGCGCACGTCCTCGGGTACAGCCTCGCCTACGAGCGCGGCGGCCGCTGGCAGCACGGCGTCGCCGCTCAGATTCTCCACAGCCCCGTCGACGTCGACCGACTCGACTACATCACGCGGGACAACCAGATGACCGGCGCTGACGTCCTCAGCTTCGACACCGCGCGCATGGTCGCGTCCTACACCGCCCACCCCGACGAGGGGCTGGCGCTCTCGGACAAGGCCCTCTCCACCATCGGCAACTATCTCGAAGGGCGCATCGCGCTGTACATGTGGGTGACCCAGCATCACAAGTCGGTGTACGCCCACGCGCTCCTCCGGGCGCTCCTCGACGAACTCGACCGCCTGAGCGACGAGCCACCGGTGACTGTCGACGCCGTCCTCGACGGCGGCATCGACGACAACACCATCCTCGAACGGCTCCGGGTCGCCGCCCGCGACAACCCCGACTCCACGCTCGCCGCGCTCTACGACCGCTTCCGCGGCCGCGAGTTCCCCGAGACGTGCTGGAAACACCGCATCGCGTACGCCGACCGCGTCGACGCCGACATCGACGCCTTCGGGGAGTGGCTCTCCGGGAACGCCGACCGCCTCGAATCCCGGCTCGCCGACGAACTCGGCGTCCCCGTCCACGAGGTCTGGGTCGAGCAGTCCTACGTCCCCGAGTACGAGCCACAGGCCCTCGAAGACATCCCCATCGCGTACGGCGGCACCACCCGGTCGGTCGGCGACTGGGGGCTGTACGGCGACCGCGCGTTCGACTCCCCCATCCCCTTCGTCTTCGTGCCCTACGGCGTCGAGAAGCAGGCGACGCGCACGCTCACCGCGTGGTTCCACGACGAGACTGCGTGA
- a CDS encoding aminopeptidase, with protein MDERVRQHAEILVDHCADVQRGDMVQIGASKHAEDLVVALYEALGERGARPSLSWSLPKASRAYAQAMDEDDYTTKDHELAAMEETDVVFLVGGGPNPFETSDVPPEKAQAGSRAHQPVLEERLGTRWVITTHPTAAGAQQAEMATPAYEEFVYDAVNKDWGEQSAFQAQMVELLDPADEVRVVSGDTTDLTMRVDGMRAINDDGDHNMPAGEVFTSPVPDSVEGEVYFDKPLMRQGNEIEGVSLTFEDGEVVDHAAEKNEDVLSSILDTDEGARRLGELGIGMNRAIDQFTYNMLFDEKTGDTVHLAVGAAIDECVPEDSEFNDSAVHMDMIVDMSEDSYIEIDGDVVQRNGTFVFEDGFQSEA; from the coding sequence ATGGACGAGCGAGTGCGACAGCACGCGGAGATTCTCGTCGACCACTGCGCCGACGTGCAGCGAGGCGACATGGTCCAGATTGGAGCGAGCAAGCACGCCGAAGACCTCGTCGTCGCGCTGTACGAGGCGCTGGGCGAGCGCGGCGCGCGACCGTCGCTGTCGTGGAGCCTCCCGAAGGCGTCCCGAGCGTACGCGCAGGCGATGGACGAGGACGACTACACGACGAAAGACCACGAGCTCGCCGCGATGGAGGAGACCGACGTGGTGTTCCTCGTCGGCGGCGGCCCCAATCCCTTCGAGACGAGCGACGTGCCGCCGGAGAAGGCTCAGGCGGGCAGCCGCGCCCACCAGCCGGTCCTAGAGGAACGCCTCGGCACCCGCTGGGTCATCACCACGCACCCGACTGCGGCGGGGGCGCAGCAGGCCGAGATGGCCACGCCAGCCTACGAGGAGTTCGTCTACGACGCCGTGAACAAGGACTGGGGCGAGCAGAGCGCGTTCCAGGCCCAGATGGTCGAGCTTCTCGACCCCGCCGACGAGGTGCGTGTCGTCTCCGGCGACACCACCGACCTGACGATGCGCGTCGACGGCATGCGGGCAATCAACGACGACGGCGACCACAACATGCCCGCCGGCGAAGTGTTCACGTCGCCCGTTCCGGACTCCGTCGAGGGCGAGGTGTACTTCGACAAGCCGCTGATGCGGCAGGGCAACGAAATCGAAGGCGTCTCACTGACGTTCGAGGACGGCGAAGTCGTGGACCACGCGGCCGAGAAGAACGAGGACGTTCTGTCGAGCATCCTCGATACGGACGAGGGCGCGCGCCGCCTCGGCGAACTCGGCATCGGCATGAACCGAGCCATCGACCAGTTCACGTACAACATGCTGTTCGACGAGAAGACGGGCGACACCGTCCACCTCGCCGTCGGCGCGGCCATCGACGAGTGCGTCCCCGAGGACAGCGAGTTCAACGACTCCGCGGTCCACATGGACATGATTGTGGACATGAGCGAGGACTCGTACATCGAAATCGACGGCGACGTGGTGCAGCGAAACGGGACGTTCGTCTTCGAGGACGGCTTTCAGTCGGAAGCGTAG
- a CDS encoding aminopeptidase: MDPRIESHAELLVDHCTDIDRGDMVGVNAPAVAEPLEVALYEKIGERGGIPVGLSLPTRAVRAFAEAVDADDFETPAHALAFLEACDVFIGIRGGENVAEMSGMDPEDMQAFAKVNEPLQDAQMNTEWVGTQFPAPGRAQKAEMGTDDYQDFVWSAIDKDWAEQREFQAQMVELLEAGDEVRIVAGDETDIRMRTGDNPVKNDDGRTNLPGGEVFTAPIPDSVDGSVRFDKPVLSQGREIEGASLEFEGGEVVAHDADQHADVLAATLDTDDGARRVGELGIGMNRDIDRFTYNMLFDEKMGDTIHLALGRAYDDTVAPDNEQNRSAIHKDMIVDMSEDSYIEIDGDVVQRNGTFVFEDGFDDEL, encoded by the coding sequence ATGGACCCCCGCATCGAGTCACACGCCGAGTTGCTCGTCGACCACTGTACCGACATCGACCGAGGAGACATGGTCGGCGTGAACGCGCCCGCCGTCGCCGAACCCCTCGAAGTCGCGCTCTACGAGAAGATCGGGGAGCGCGGTGGGATACCGGTCGGCCTCAGTCTCCCCACTCGGGCCGTCCGGGCGTTCGCCGAAGCCGTCGACGCCGACGACTTCGAAACGCCGGCCCACGCGCTCGCGTTCCTCGAGGCCTGTGACGTCTTCATCGGCATCCGCGGCGGCGAGAACGTCGCCGAGATGAGCGGCATGGACCCCGAAGACATGCAGGCGTTCGCGAAAGTCAACGAACCCCTCCAGGACGCCCAGATGAACACCGAGTGGGTCGGGACGCAGTTCCCCGCGCCGGGGCGGGCGCAGAAAGCCGAGATGGGCACCGACGACTACCAGGACTTCGTCTGGAGCGCCATCGACAAAGACTGGGCAGAACAGCGCGAGTTTCAGGCGCAGATGGTCGAGCTTCTGGAAGCCGGTGACGAGGTCCGCATCGTCGCCGGCGACGAGACGGACATCAGGATGCGCACCGGCGACAACCCCGTCAAGAACGACGACGGCCGCACCAACCTCCCCGGGGGCGAGGTGTTCACCGCGCCGATTCCGGACTCCGTGGACGGGTCCGTTCGCTTCGACAAGCCGGTGCTGTCACAGGGCCGCGAAATCGAGGGCGCGTCCCTCGAATTCGAGGGCGGCGAAGTCGTCGCGCACGACGCCGACCAGCACGCCGACGTACTCGCCGCAACACTCGACACCGACGACGGGGCGCGTCGCGTCGGCGAACTCGGCATCGGGATGAACCGGGACATCGACCGGTTCACGTACAACATGCTGTTCGACGAGAAGATGGGCGACACCATCCACCTCGCACTCGGTCGGGCCTACGACGACACCGTCGCTCCGGACAACGAACAGAACCGCAGCGCAATCCACAAGGACATGATCGTCGACATGAGCGAGGACTCGTACATCGAAATCGACGGCGACGTTGTCCAGCGGAACGGCACGTTCGTCTTCGAGGACGGCTTCGACGACGAACTGTGA
- a CDS encoding metal ABC transporter substrate-binding protein — MTRDTLDGVTATRRQALRVGGAAALAGLAGCTALPSAPNAASDGQTDGPVAVASFFSFYDFGRQVADGTPLTVENLVPTGLHGHGWEPNASITQRIIDADAFVHVGEDFQPWADRAIETLRGDGIDTALINARENVDLVDLAASLDSEEEGVGDQRGKDPHFWLDPQRAKQSVDNIADGFASVAPEHAEAFRENAAAYKTEVLDRIDADYADIFDRADREVVQLAAHNAFQYIGVRYGVEMRPLVTSLAASGDVKPADIRDAARVIREHDIQYIANGVFEAQRPAQQLVRETGVEAYFPATPYAGVREEWVAENWGYEEIAYNINMPTFEVVLGNESPDSAAPRSGWVDEWQNFESI, encoded by the coding sequence ATGACACGCGACACGCTCGACGGAGTGACGGCGACGAGACGGCAGGCGCTGCGCGTCGGCGGCGCGGCTGCGCTCGCGGGGCTGGCCGGCTGCACTGCGCTCCCCAGCGCGCCGAACGCCGCCAGCGACGGCCAGACGGACGGACCCGTCGCCGTGGCGTCGTTCTTCAGCTTCTACGACTTCGGCAGACAGGTCGCCGACGGCACCCCCCTGACCGTGGAGAATCTCGTCCCGACCGGCCTCCACGGGCACGGCTGGGAGCCGAACGCCAGCATCACGCAGCGCATCATCGACGCCGACGCGTTCGTCCACGTCGGCGAGGACTTCCAGCCGTGGGCGGACCGCGCAATCGAGACATTGCGCGGCGACGGCATCGACACCGCGCTCATCAACGCCCGCGAGAACGTCGACCTGGTGGACCTCGCCGCGAGCCTCGACAGCGAGGAAGAGGGCGTCGGCGACCAGCGCGGCAAGGACCCGCACTTCTGGCTGGACCCCCAGCGAGCGAAGCAGTCCGTCGACAACATCGCCGACGGCTTCGCCTCGGTGGCCCCCGAGCACGCAGAGGCGTTCCGCGAGAACGCGGCGGCCTACAAGACCGAGGTGCTGGACCGAATCGACGCGGACTACGCCGACATCTTCGACCGCGCCGACCGAGAGGTCGTCCAGCTCGCCGCCCACAACGCCTTCCAGTACATCGGCGTGCGGTACGGCGTCGAGATGCGGCCGCTGGTCACCAGCCTCGCCGCGAGCGGCGACGTCAAGCCGGCAGACATCCGTGACGCCGCGCGCGTCATCCGAGAACACGACATCCAGTACATCGCCAACGGCGTCTTCGAGGCCCAGCGCCCGGCCCAGCAGCTCGTGCGCGAGACCGGCGTCGAGGCGTACTTCCCCGCGACGCCGTACGCGGGCGTCCGCGAGGAGTGGGTCGCGGAGAACTGGGGGTACGAGGAGATTGCGTACAACATCAACATGCCCACGTTCGAAGTCGTTCTCGGCAACGAATCGCCCGACAGCGCCGCGCCGCGGTCGGGCTGGGTAGACGAGTGGCAGAACTTCGAGTCGATATGA
- a CDS encoding class I SAM-dependent methyltransferase, translated as MREFSADYLTETRRGMWSDRDALAALDLPGRSRILDVGAGTGELTRVLAEESPAEVVALDADPRLLDHADADHRLAGDATRLPVREDACDLVACQALLINLPDPAAAVREFARVSSELVAVVEPDNGAVAVDSTVDAETRLSARARRFYVDGVGTDVALGADAAALLEDAGLVDVSTTRYDHTRVTEPPYDDAALEAAARKATGERLADQRPELAAGGLADDAYDDLRAAWREMGREVVTQMQAGEYVRRETVPFYVTVGRVPNDRT; from the coding sequence GTGCGCGAGTTCAGTGCCGACTACCTCACCGAGACGCGCCGCGGCATGTGGAGCGACCGCGACGCGCTCGCCGCTCTCGACCTCCCCGGGCGCTCTCGCATCCTCGACGTCGGCGCGGGGACGGGCGAACTGACGCGCGTGCTCGCCGAGGAGTCGCCCGCCGAGGTGGTCGCGCTGGACGCCGACCCGCGGCTGCTCGACCACGCCGACGCCGACCACCGGCTGGCCGGCGACGCCACGCGCCTGCCCGTCCGAGAGGACGCCTGCGACCTCGTCGCCTGCCAGGCGCTGCTCATCAATCTCCCCGACCCGGCTGCCGCCGTCCGGGAGTTCGCTCGCGTCTCCTCGGAACTGGTCGCCGTCGTGGAGCCCGACAACGGCGCGGTCGCGGTCGACTCGACCGTCGACGCGGAGACGAGGCTGTCGGCGCGCGCCCGCCGGTTCTACGTCGACGGCGTCGGGACGGACGTGGCGCTCGGCGCGGACGCCGCAGCGCTCCTCGAAGACGCGGGCCTCGTTGACGTCTCGACGACGCGCTACGACCACACCAGAGTCACCGAACCGCCCTACGACGACGCCGCGCTGGAGGCGGCGGCGCGGAAAGCCACCGGCGAACGGTTGGCCGACCAGCGCCCCGAACTCGCCGCCGGCGGCCTCGCCGACGACGCCTACGACGACCTGCGGGCGGCGTGGCGGGAGATGGGCCGCGAGGTCGTCACGCAGATGCAGGCCGGCGAGTACGTGCGCCGCGAGACCGTGCCGTTCTACGTGACGGTCGGCCGCGTCCCGAATGACAGGACGTAG